The following is a genomic window from Asterias amurensis chromosome 8, ASM3211899v1.
CATTGCAGGAACGCAATATTTTTCCATTAAGACACTTCTGGGATAAGGATAACTTTCAGTATAGCGCggccactttttcactcatttttacaaaaagggatatctcattgaggtaaattagatactatattatttcatatcgaatgaaaaagtggtggcgccacacggaaacttttcccactTCTGAAAAGCCTATACTATGTATTGTATGAGACGGCCTACAACTTCTACTACTAGATTATACTACCTAGCAGAAgttaaacatttgaatttgtcTCATTTTGGCAATGCTTCATTtgataaatacaacaaaaactCATAAGATTTAATAATTCGAGATACAGAAAAATAGTAAGTTTACCCGTTCCAGCCAGGTGCCGACATCCTTTACCGTCCAGTACAGGGCGTCATCGAAGGTATCAGCATTTCTAGCCATGCTATCTCCAGTCTCTTGTCAAACACTTCAGAAAAGACTTCAAACCTGGGCCTACTGTGAGGCTGGAAGGCTAAGCCCACTCATAACCTGGCCAGGTTTACATAATTATTAGAACCCAAAACGAACACAATTGTTCCAAAGATCAATGAATGTGGCTACAGTGACAGTCGCTAGTCGCACGGCAGCAGTAGCTTTATGTGTACACACCAGGTGGTTCAGGCAGTCGAGTTTGCGAAGGGGTAGTCGGTCGTCGACTGACTGGTCGTCGCAGTGTCAAGACAATTCAAACTTGTATAACGTTGTACTCAGCTGTTTCTGGAATACTAAAACACATCAGCAGATGTAAAGATACTTTCCCAAAAGAATGTTTATGTAAAATACCAATAAACACATCCGCCAAACATTGTAAACCACACACATTGCGTTCGATGTCCTACACAAACAGACAGTCCAACCTCCATTTCCTggttttcggggggggggggggtctttcgCCGGTTCGCGGCTCAATATTCTATTCAGTATGCGCACGTGCTCCGTACATTAGTGAATGCTATTTATACAAATGACGTCTGGGTACACGATACAATTCTGAACGTGAACCAGCGGAAACTTTTCTgggtgacccccccccccccccatttctatgcccccccccccccaaaaaaaaaaaaaagaatctcgATAGTGGAGGCTTACTTTATAAATTGTTGAGGGGTAGAATGTGGGGAAAAACCCGACAAATCCAAGTCCCATAGTGTGAAGTAAAAGCAAGCTAATTATTCCTTAAACACTCCCATTATCAGCCACACCCGTGACCCAACCGAAATGTTTCTCTCCCCGGTTGAAGTTCAGTTGTAATTGTCCAAACAATTAAAAGATTTATTTTCATGTATATCCTATCTGTCTGTCTTTTATCTGTGGACTGAGACTAAACTTTTGCTTCAGCTCAGACCTAGATGTTATTTTTATAATATacattttttgaagaaaaaaggtATCATTTATAGGCCTCTACTCAGGTTTATGATACTATCTAGGCCTACTGTAATGGCCGGCCAACTGCTAATTGACTTTCCTATTGTACTAATTGTGTTTAATTAGAGCAGCATCGGAAACAAACGTAAACGAtattcttaagttttttttgttttcaggaaTGGAAACAAAACAGTGTGGACCATGTAACTTTGGGGGATAAGGGGGGTGGGGCGGGGGGCCAAGTCAGGGCGTACACGCAAACACGGCCAACAGAGGGCCACGGGTTGGAAGCACTGATCTCAGTATATAGGTCAGTGGTTGGAAGGCATCAAAAACACTGTGCGCCCCCGGTACACAGCTCGGCGTCATTGTGGGAGTTGATGCTCTATGGCCGAACTCGAAACATTGTGACCACGGGTTACTCCTGAGTACACCCCGTTATTTTGTGACCAATTACTTATCCAATCAAGAAATAGTCTAGGTAATGGTTATTGATAGATTTAACTGATCGATTTATCGACCTTTTAATTAATAAGCAACTGCTACTTTTCTTATACGTTCCATTCTGTCTTTAGCTTCTTTTACAGGAAACCACTTTGTGCTTCTTGGCCCCGGGGTGCTTCTTGGCCCCGGGGCTGGATGTTTCTTAGATGATTTGAGCCACAATATTGTGTGTTGTgtgtaaaaacaataacaattgaCTAGTATTGAAATTGCAAGGTGGTATTTTGGGGACgtagttgaagtcatggtgCGCAAGTAGAAAAAAATCAGGCGTTAAGTAAACGTTTTGGTTGTTTCTTATGCAAATCTGTAGTCGCGAGAATATATGCAAATTGTTTGGCAATTCTGCATcaagtaaataattattttaaaacgtttatttCACGTCCGATTTCCTACTTTCGcaccatgacttcaactacGTACCGAAATTACCCCCTTGCCAAATTTCGAGAAATTGCCAAATAAATTATAACGTTAATCTTGCTGGATGAAAACATCCACTCCAAACCCCGGGGGCCACGAAGCACAAAGTGGCTCTCTAAAAAAGCTAAAGACAGATGAAGTAAATGCTGAAAACAAcacggtcatcgaacttgcgagataatagtgaaagaaaaaatcatccttgtcacacgaagttgtttgcgtttagatggttgatttcgagacctcaagttctaaatctgaggtctcgaaatcaaaatcgtggaaaattacttctttctcaaacactacttcacttcagagggagccgtttctcacagtgttttatactatcaacctctccccattactcgttaccaagtgaggttttatgccgataaatgtccactgcctttaaccgtgatcaatcttaattgctaagcaaagagtgaTGTCCCAATTCGTATCGACTAATGAGACAAGAACCCATCTTAAGATGAACCTTTGTGTTTTCTGAAGTCACTTTGAGCATGCAATCAGAGATGTACACAGCCATGGACACCGACTTCGGATGCGGACAGTAAATGCGTATGACCTGCGCACACAGTCCCAAGGACGGTGTCGTGCACAGACGAGAAGTGAGATCAAGGGTTATAACTACGTGTGGGGTTTGTGCCTCATTTTGCCGGTGGAAATTGTTACCGCCTTACTTTCACTGCATTTCTATAGAGAGGAGACAGAGGGTGGGATCGTTCTAACCACGGAATTTCTCTGACAAAAACTTCAAGATGGCTGGCTCTATGACACTGCACAGGTTCGTCGAAAAAGGTCGCAAGATAGTTGGGGTTGGTTTAAATTACAGGTGAGTTTATCCCAAATTGTTATCATTTTAATGGTGTGCATGAGTGCGGTGTATTAAATGTCACTGTGATTTGTATCATAAAACTATTAttctttattttatataaaataataaacacacaAATCGTGGCCTTATGGTCAAATTGCATGCGACTGTACAGAGAATGATATTTTGTGACAGTTGAAGCGACCATGCCAGTGATTGCATTCCATCCCTATACATTTCCACAAGGAGCTATTCCATCAagcactagaaagaaattaacataGTAAAAGGTGagccacactgaaagcctttTGATCCATGACTTTGTTGGCTCGGGGAACGTGAGTGCCCTTCCTTTTTGGGGTAGAGGTGTTCGCTCAACCGACTCACACATCCAACATTTTATTCAATGCAGGCACTGCTGGCCAACTGAAACTGCATTTCCCACGTGAATTTTGCCCCCGCCTGTTCCAACTTTTTTGGGCGTCCCAAACGTACAATGCACATGCGATAAGGTGCTTGTACGCCGCGGACAGGTACAGATACTcttgctatacatgtacatcattgtaAGAATAATCTGCAAGTATGATGTACTTGTAAAAGCACAATAATTGTCTTTCTGTATTGGTAATTCgaaaatagtttgttttaaaggcactgaacgtCACTATTGGTTATAAATCAATGATTGTTAGCctcataaaaacttaattggtaaagagcatagtggagagctgttggtagtatgaaacattgtgagaaacggttccctctgaagtaacgtaaattTTTGAGAgaggagtaatttctcactaaaatattcaaattgaactcgagacctcagccgaggtcttgaattcacacaacttgtgctatacaagggtgtttttaaagTATACCCTGACACTAAAAGCACACGTGAAAGTGACTCATGTCCATGTggatgtttttttccttttctttttcccccaaaaatatttttagacaACTCGCCAAGGAATTTAACATGTCTCTCCCGAATGAACCACTGATTTTTCTCAAGCCAACAAGTTGCTACCTGGAAGAAGGCAACGGGGCTTTGATAAGGGTAAGTTCGGCATGTGTCACTTTCTAAAGGCTGATAGTCGTATCGAATGGCAATCCTGATGTATGGCCTTAAAGTCACACGCGGCAATTTCTACAAAATAAAACTTCTGTTCATGCATTCGTGCTGTGCAAGAATCTTTTCGTGAAAAACAAATGTTGGATTTATCATTGCATTCATTTCAATTATTAgtatataaatgtgtttttttatgagctaggtctgggagggTACATCTTTTttgggcacatcttttttgatgacagtttttttaaattttgcccttcactggacggcctgtgcttgttttattgttttgcttgtccgaagaattaaaataaaaataaataaataaataaataaatacaacagcTTTTATTTCCCCAAAATGTGCTCAGACCGAGAGCTGCATAAAGAATGAACGTTTCAAGAATAACGCGCGCCCATCACATTATTATTAGACAATAATTATTGGTATGCACAAACGGAGTTAGCTATCTGTGTCCGTCATTCGTGTCTGTTTACGGATTTGTAAGAGCGTGTTTATAGTACAGGCTGGTGtggcaggaaattctgtgcccCCACCCTAATACGGCGAACTGTGATTACAAGCTACTTCTGAAagcaccctcttttgaaacGTCCACCTTCAGCCCATCACGTTATTTCCATATTGGGGACAGTATCCCCggcggacagatttccctgggacaccgggTTCTTTAAGGGTTCAAATGACTTTTCGTGGCACAAATTGTTTTAGTGATAGGTTTATTTAATGTAATTTCGCTTTCCACTGCAGGCTCCACCCGGTTGCAAAGGTCTTTACTACGAGGTTGAACTGGGTATAGTTATTGGCAAGAAAGGCTTCAAGATCCCTGCAGCCAGCGCTATGGACCACGTTGGAGGGTACGCCTTAGCATTAGACATGACGTCCGTAGACTTGTTACTACCCCTCCAAAAGATCGGTCACCCATGGGCCATTGCCAAGGCGTTCGACACAGCACTTCCCATAGGCAAGTTTATAGACAAGGCAGAAATCCCGGACCCACACAACCTTCGCATGTGGCTGGAACTGAATGGGGAATTGAAACAAGACGCAAATACAAGTGACTTGGTCTTCAAGGTACCTGAAATGATTAGTC
Proteins encoded in this region:
- the LOC139940607 gene encoding oxaloacetate tautomerase FAHD1, mitochondrial-like, which gives rise to MAGSMTLHRFVEKGRKIVGVGLNYRQLAKEFNMSLPNEPLIFLKPTSCYLEEGNGALIRAPPGCKGLYYEVELGIVIGKKGFKIPAASAMDHVGGYALALDMTSVDLLLPLQKIGHPWAIAKAFDTALPIGKFIDKAEIPDPHNLRMWLELNGELKQDANTSDLVFKVPEMISHITRYMTLDEGDLILTGSPPNIHPVNEGDVITCGIGDKYKMAFDVGPHL